The proteins below come from a single Miscanthus floridulus cultivar M001 chromosome 1, ASM1932011v1, whole genome shotgun sequence genomic window:
- the LOC136543269 gene encoding superoxide dismutase [Cu-Zn] 4A — MVKAVAVLGSSEGVKGTIFFTQEGDGPTTVTGSVSGLKPGLHGFHVHALGDTTNGCISTGPHYNPASKEHGAPEDENRHAGDLGNVTAVADGVANINVTDSQIPLTGPNSIIGRAVVVHADPDDLGKGGHELSKSTGNAGGRVACGIIGLQG; from the exons ATGGTGAAGGCTGTTGCTGTGCTTGGTAGCAGTGAGGGTGTCAAGGGCACCATCTTCTTCACCCAAGAGGGAGATG GCCCTACCACTGTCACCGGGAGTGTCTCTGGCCTCAAACCTGGCCTCCATGGGTTCCATGTGCATGCACTTGGTGACACCACCAATGGCTGCATTTCAACTG GACCACACTACAATCCTGCGAGCAAGGAGCATGGAGCACCAGAAGATGAGAACCGCCATGCCGGTGATCTTGGAAATGTGACAGCTGTAGCAGATG GTGTTGCTAACATCAATGTTACCGACAGCCAG ATCCCACTGACTGGGCCCAACTCAATCATTGGCAGAGCTGTTGTTGTTCACGCTGATCCTGATGATCTTGGAAAGG GTGGGCACGAGCTCAGCAAGAGCACTGGAAACGCTGGTGGCCGTGTTGCTTGTG GGATCATTGGACTCCAGGGCTGA